A single window of Agromyces aureus DNA harbors:
- a CDS encoding nicotinate phosphoribosyltransferase, whose translation MTGSSALLTDRYELTMVDAALQNGTAHRESLFEAFARRLPDGRRYGVVVGTGRLLELISEFRFEEPELEWLGANRVVRPETLDWLADYRFRGDVWGYREGEVYFPGSPLLTIQATFAEAVMLETLVLSTLNFDSSVASAAARMVSVALGRPIAEMGSRRTSERSAVAAARAAYIAGFDATSNLEAGRTWGIPTMGTAAHAFTLLHDSEEAAFRAQVEAFGPKTTLLVDTYDIRQGVETAVRVAGTGLGAVRIDSGDLPTVVAGVRDQLDGLGAVDTKITVTSDLDEFTIAGLSGAPVDSYGVGTSVVTGSGSPAAGMVFKLVARRDDAGEWVSVAKASASKASVGGRKNAARRLDSTLTAREELVFIGDGPSGEAEFEAGTRLRPLMVPLMTGGVADAAHLGPEGTAAARAHRAEAMQELPIEAFRLGRGEAAIPTTYH comes from the coding sequence GTGACCGGGTCTTCAGCGCTGCTCACCGACCGATACGAGCTCACCATGGTGGATGCCGCGTTGCAGAACGGCACCGCGCACCGGGAGAGCCTCTTCGAGGCGTTCGCGCGCCGCCTGCCCGACGGGCGCCGCTACGGCGTCGTCGTCGGCACCGGGCGCCTGCTCGAGCTCATCTCGGAGTTCCGCTTCGAGGAGCCCGAGCTCGAATGGCTGGGCGCCAACCGGGTCGTTCGGCCCGAGACGCTCGACTGGCTCGCCGACTACCGCTTCCGCGGCGACGTGTGGGGCTATCGCGAGGGCGAGGTGTACTTCCCGGGTTCGCCGCTGCTGACGATCCAGGCGACGTTCGCCGAGGCCGTCATGCTCGAGACCCTCGTGCTCTCGACGCTGAACTTCGACTCGTCGGTCGCGAGCGCCGCGGCACGCATGGTCTCGGTCGCGCTCGGACGCCCGATCGCCGAGATGGGCTCGCGGCGCACGAGCGAGCGATCGGCCGTGGCGGCGGCGCGCGCGGCGTACATCGCCGGGTTCGACGCGACCTCGAACCTCGAGGCCGGTCGCACGTGGGGCATCCCGACCATGGGCACCGCGGCGCACGCCTTCACGCTGCTGCACGACTCCGAGGAGGCGGCATTCCGCGCGCAGGTCGAAGCGTTCGGGCCGAAGACCACGCTGCTCGTGGACACCTACGACATCCGGCAGGGCGTCGAGACCGCCGTGCGCGTCGCCGGCACCGGGCTCGGCGCCGTGCGCATCGACTCGGGCGATCTGCCCACCGTGGTCGCGGGCGTCCGCGACCAGCTCGACGGACTCGGCGCCGTCGACACGAAGATCACGGTCACGAGCGACCTCGACGAGTTCACGATCGCCGGGCTCTCGGGCGCGCCGGTCGACTCCTACGGCGTCGGCACCTCGGTCGTCACGGGCTCGGGCTCCCCCGCCGCCGGCATGGTGTTCAAGCTCGTCGCACGACGCGACGATGCGGGCGAATGGGTGTCGGTCGCGAAGGCGTCCGCCTCGAAGGCCAGCGTCGGCGGCCGCAAGAACGCCGCCCGCAGGCTCGACTCGACGCTCACGGCCCGCGAGGAACTCGTGTTCATCGGCGACGGCCCGAGCGGCGAGGCGGAGTTCGAGGCGGGCACCCGACTGCGCCCGCTCATGGTGCCGCTCATGACCGGCGGGGTCGCGGATGCCGCGCACCTCGGGCCCGAGGGCACCGCGGCCGCTCGGGCGCACCGCGCCGAGGCCATGCAGGAACTGCCGATCGAGGCGTTCCGCCTCGGACGCGGCGAAGCGGCGATCCCGACCACGTACCACTGA
- the murI gene encoding glutamate racemase produces the protein MTDAPIGIFDSGVGGLTVARAVKDQLPNESILYIGDLEHSPYGPKRIADVRGYALAVLDDLVAQGVKMLVIACNTASAAMLRDARERYDVPVVEVIQPAVRRAVATTRNGRVGVIGTAGTISSRAYDDAFAAAPHLDLHTVACPRFVEFVEAGVTSGDELLAVAEEYLAPLRAADVDTLVLGCTHYPFLKGAISYVMGERVSLVSSDVETANDVYRVLVSTGTERRSAMPPTYRYEATGGSTSAFLDLAHRLIAPEIPSVELVQTGAVTLPDHVRLRQENA, from the coding sequence GTGACGGATGCACCGATCGGGATCTTCGACTCCGGCGTTGGCGGGCTCACGGTCGCCCGAGCCGTGAAGGACCAGCTGCCGAACGAGTCGATCCTCTACATCGGTGATCTCGAGCACTCGCCCTATGGGCCCAAGCGCATCGCCGACGTGCGCGGCTACGCGCTCGCGGTGCTCGACGACCTCGTCGCGCAGGGCGTGAAGATGCTCGTCATCGCCTGCAACACGGCATCCGCCGCCATGCTGCGCGATGCGCGCGAGCGCTACGACGTGCCCGTGGTCGAGGTGATCCAGCCGGCCGTGCGTCGCGCGGTCGCGACGACTCGCAACGGGCGCGTGGGTGTCATCGGCACGGCAGGCACGATCTCGTCGCGCGCGTACGACGACGCGTTCGCCGCGGCCCCGCACCTCGACCTGCACACGGTCGCGTGCCCGCGCTTCGTCGAGTTCGTCGAGGCCGGCGTCACGAGCGGCGACGAGCTGCTCGCCGTCGCCGAGGAGTACCTCGCGCCGCTGCGGGCGGCCGACGTCGACACGCTCGTGCTCGGCTGCACGCACTACCCGTTCCTCAAGGGCGCGATCTCGTACGTCATGGGCGAGCGCGTCTCGCTCGTCTCGAGCGACGTCGAGACCGCGAACGACGTGTATCGCGTGCTCGTGAGCACCGGCACCGAGCGTAGGTCGGCCATGCCGCCGACCTACCGCTACGAGGCGACGGGCGGCTCGACGAGCGCGTTCCTCGACCTCGCGCACCGGCTCATCGCGCCCGAGATCCCGAGCGTCGAACTCGTGCAGACCGGCGCCGTCACCCTTCCAGATCACGTCAGACTTCGACAGGAGAACGCATGA
- the rph gene encoding ribonuclease PH, with translation MTEASENQIVRADGRAPDDLRQVSIERGWSEHAEGSALISFGRTKVLCTASFTNGVPRWMSGSGKGWVTAEYAMLPRATNTRNDREAVKGRIGGRTHEISRLIGRSLRAVVDMKGLGENTIQIDCDVLQADGGTRTAAITGAYVAMADAIEWARGKKFIGQKAQPLIDSVAAISVGIVAGTPMLDLAYTEDSRAETDMNVVATGRGLFVEVQGTAEGAPFDRRELDALLDLALGGTASLTEIQKAVLAEARANA, from the coding sequence ATGACCGAGGCATCCGAGAACCAGATCGTCCGCGCCGACGGGCGCGCACCCGACGACCTCCGCCAGGTGAGCATCGAGCGCGGCTGGAGCGAGCACGCCGAGGGCAGCGCGCTCATCTCGTTCGGGCGCACCAAGGTGCTCTGCACGGCGAGCTTCACGAACGGCGTGCCGCGCTGGATGTCCGGCAGCGGCAAGGGCTGGGTCACGGCCGAGTACGCGATGCTGCCGCGCGCCACGAACACGCGCAACGACCGCGAGGCCGTCAAGGGCCGCATCGGCGGGCGCACGCACGAGATCAGCCGCCTGATCGGCCGCAGCCTGCGGGCCGTCGTCGACATGAAGGGCCTCGGCGAGAACACGATCCAGATCGACTGCGACGTGCTCCAGGCCGACGGCGGCACGCGCACTGCGGCGATCACGGGCGCCTACGTGGCCATGGCCGACGCCATCGAGTGGGCCCGCGGCAAGAAGTTCATCGGCCAGAAGGCGCAGCCGCTCATCGACTCGGTCGCGGCGATCTCGGTCGGCATCGTCGCCGGCACGCCCATGCTCGACCTCGCGTACACCGAGGACTCGCGCGCCGAGACCGACATGAACGTCGTCGCGACCGGTCGCGGCCTCTTCGTCGAGGTGCAGGGTACGGCCGAGGGTGCGCCGTTCGACCGTCGCGAGCTCGACGCGCTGCTCGACCTGGCGCTCGGCGGCACCGCGTCGCTCACCGAGATCCAGAAGGCCGTGCTGGCCGAGGCTCGGGCGAACGCATGA
- the rdgB gene encoding RdgB/HAM1 family non-canonical purine NTP pyrophosphatase: protein MSLEIVLATHNAHKVAEFQRIIGERMPHAAVVSYDGPEPVEDGVTFAENALIKARAAAAHTGRIALADDSGIVVDVLGEAPGILSARWAGHTASDEANRRLLLDQMSDFARPNRGAEFRCTIALVVPDALLAGGSEFVAEGRWRGTLAYEPRGSHGFGYDPIFEPDGHEITAAELRPEEKNARSHRALAFIDLLPELERVAARVATSA, encoded by the coding sequence ATGAGCCTCGAGATCGTCCTCGCGACCCACAACGCGCACAAGGTCGCCGAGTTCCAGCGCATCATCGGCGAGCGGATGCCGCACGCCGCCGTCGTGTCCTACGACGGCCCCGAGCCCGTCGAAGACGGCGTGACGTTCGCCGAGAACGCGCTCATCAAGGCCCGCGCCGCGGCCGCGCATACCGGACGCATCGCGCTCGCCGACGACTCCGGCATCGTGGTCGACGTGCTGGGCGAAGCCCCCGGCATCCTCTCGGCGCGCTGGGCGGGCCACACGGCGAGCGACGAGGCGAACCGTCGACTGCTGCTCGACCAGATGTCCGACTTCGCCCGGCCGAACCGCGGAGCGGAGTTCCGCTGCACGATCGCGCTCGTCGTGCCCGACGCACTGCTCGCCGGCGGATCCGAGTTCGTCGCCGAGGGCCGTTGGCGCGGCACGCTCGCGTACGAGCCGCGCGGATCCCACGGGTTCGGGTACGACCCGATCTTCGAGCCCGACGGACACGAGATCACGGCGGCCGAACTGCGGCCGGAAGAGAAGAACGCGCGCAGCCACCGTGCGCTCGCCTTCATCGACCTGCTGCCCGAGCTCGAGCGCGTCGCCGCGCGCGTCGCCACGTCGGCCTAG
- a CDS encoding cation diffusion facilitator family transporter yields MAHDHSHDHAATANRTRLWIAIAIIGAFVVVQVVGALLSGSLALLADAGHMTSDLIGLVVALVAAFVAARPATDRQTYGYRRAEVLGALINGVILIVVAVTVTIGAIGRLVSGAEGEAHEVQGGTMLVIAVLGLAANIAAMLVLRGGAKDSINLRGAYLEVLGDTIGSVMVIIAAIVILATGWDAADAIASIGIAVLIVPRAISLLRDVMHVLLESAPVDTDVAEIREHILRTPGVVAVHDVHVWQITSGQPVFSAHVEVEADVFASGRTGELLDELGGCLTAHFDVEHSTFQLEPAGRADQEQGTHR; encoded by the coding sequence ATGGCACACGATCACTCCCACGACCACGCGGCGACCGCGAATCGCACCAGACTCTGGATCGCGATCGCGATCATCGGCGCCTTCGTCGTCGTGCAGGTCGTGGGCGCCCTCCTCAGCGGCTCGCTCGCGCTGCTCGCCGACGCCGGGCACATGACGAGCGACCTCATCGGCCTCGTCGTCGCGCTCGTCGCGGCCTTCGTCGCGGCCCGCCCCGCGACCGACCGGCAGACCTACGGCTACCGCCGCGCCGAGGTGCTGGGTGCGCTCATCAACGGCGTCATCCTCATCGTCGTGGCGGTGACGGTCACGATCGGCGCCATCGGGCGGCTCGTGTCGGGCGCCGAGGGCGAGGCCCACGAGGTGCAGGGCGGCACGATGCTCGTCATCGCGGTGCTCGGACTCGCCGCGAACATCGCCGCCATGCTCGTGCTCCGCGGCGGCGCGAAGGACTCGATCAACCTTCGCGGCGCGTACCTCGAGGTGCTCGGCGACACCATCGGTTCGGTCATGGTGATCATCGCGGCGATCGTGATCCTCGCGACCGGGTGGGACGCGGCCGACGCGATCGCCTCGATCGGCATCGCGGTGCTCATCGTGCCCCGCGCGATCTCGCTGCTGCGCGACGTCATGCACGTGCTCCTCGAGTCGGCACCGGTCGACACGGATGTCGCGGAGATCCGAGAGCACATCCTGCGCACGCCCGGCGTGGTCGCCGTGCACGACGTGCACGTGTGGCAGATCACGTCGGGGCAGCCCGTGTTCTCGGCGCACGTCGAGGTCGAAGCCGACGTGTTCGCCTCCGGCCGCACGGGCGAACTCCTCGACGAGCTGGGCGGATGCCTCACCGCGCACTTCGACGTCGAGCACTCCACGTTCCAGCTCGAACCCGCCGGCCGTGCAGACCAGGAGCAGGGCACGCACCGGTAG
- a CDS encoding DedA family protein, with the protein MIHTALIPWLDPETIIGGAGPWALLVVCGIIFAETGLLVGFLLPGDTLLVISGLLSHPLGDSEHGVFGISVWWVSLLIGLAAFVGGEVGYYIGHKAGPSIFERKESGLFSVKNVERTNAFFERFGGLAVILARFVPIVRTFTPIAAGVGHMHKGKYTLYNLIGAILWGFGLTMFGYGIGFIPPVADFVKSYIDLILLAAVGGTAIITLWHYLRERSKAKKAERAGEDVITDEDEAEHLVLDPEVFERGPEDHKR; encoded by the coding sequence GTGATCCACACCGCCCTCATCCCATGGCTCGACCCCGAGACCATCATCGGCGGCGCCGGCCCGTGGGCCCTGCTCGTGGTGTGCGGCATCATCTTCGCCGAGACCGGGCTGCTGGTCGGCTTCCTGCTCCCCGGCGACACCCTGCTCGTCATCTCGGGCCTGCTCTCGCACCCGCTGGGCGACTCGGAGCACGGCGTGTTCGGCATCTCGGTGTGGTGGGTCTCGCTGCTCATCGGACTCGCCGCGTTCGTCGGCGGCGAGGTCGGCTACTACATCGGCCACAAGGCCGGGCCATCGATCTTCGAGCGCAAGGAATCCGGCCTCTTCAGCGTCAAGAACGTCGAGCGCACGAACGCGTTCTTCGAGCGGTTCGGCGGCCTCGCCGTCATCCTGGCGCGCTTCGTGCCGATCGTGCGCACCTTCACGCCGATCGCCGCGGGCGTCGGCCACATGCACAAGGGCAAGTACACGCTGTACAACCTCATCGGTGCCATCCTCTGGGGCTTCGGGCTCACGATGTTCGGCTACGGCATCGGCTTCATTCCGCCGGTCGCCGACTTCGTGAAGTCCTACATCGACCTGATCCTGCTCGCCGCGGTCGGCGGCACCGCGATCATCACGCTGTGGCACTACCTGCGCGAGCGCTCGAAGGCGAAGAAGGCCGAGCGGGCCGGCGAAGACGTCATCACCGACGAAGACGAGGCCGAGCATCTCGTGCTCGACCCCGAGGTCTTCGAGCGCGGGCCGGAAGACCACAAGCGCTGA
- a CDS encoding heme oxygenase (biliverdin-producing), producing the protein MTIAPPAEPVAATEPLDVAALVRAATAEDHRNAESRGFITRLMGGELSLDDYTRYLAQFAWVYEALEERGSREGDGEVFDPKLARLAAIESDLAALGAADWRETHPALPATAEYAAHLRAISDDDVRYLAHHYTRYLGDLSGGQAISALVARHYGATPEQLSFYDFDLGAEGPVRYKRRYREAMNALALQPGQVDVLVDEAKASFRLNGAIFEALAA; encoded by the coding sequence ATGACCATCGCTCCCCCCGCCGAGCCCGTGGCCGCCACCGAGCCCCTCGATGTCGCCGCCCTCGTGCGCGCCGCCACCGCAGAAGACCACCGGAACGCCGAGTCCCGCGGCTTCATCACCCGACTCATGGGCGGCGAGCTCTCGCTCGACGACTACACGCGTTACCTCGCCCAGTTCGCCTGGGTCTACGAGGCGCTCGAGGAGCGCGGCAGCCGCGAGGGCGACGGCGAGGTCTTCGACCCGAAGCTCGCGCGCCTCGCCGCGATCGAGTCCGACCTCGCCGCGCTCGGCGCCGCCGACTGGCGCGAGACCCATCCCGCGCTCCCCGCGACGGCCGAGTACGCCGCGCACCTCCGCGCGATCTCCGACGACGACGTGCGCTACCTGGCGCACCACTACACGCGCTACCTCGGCGACCTCTCGGGCGGCCAGGCGATCTCCGCGCTCGTGGCCCGTCACTACGGCGCGACCCCCGAACAGCTGAGCTTCTACGACTTCGACCTCGGCGCCGAGGGTCCCGTGCGCTACAAGCGCCGGTACCGCGAGGCGATGAACGCGCTCGCACTGCAGCCCGGCCAGGTCGACGTGCTCGTCGACGAGGCCAAGGCCTCCTTCCGCCTCAACGGCGCGATCTTCGAGGCACTCGCGGCCTAG